The Brachyspira hyodysenteriae ATCC 27164 genome includes a window with the following:
- the rpmH gene encoding 50S ribosomal protein L34 encodes MKRTYQPSKLRRARKFGFFKRMATKHGRDVLKRRRRKGRYRLTAADE; translated from the coding sequence ATGAAACGAACTTATCAGCCAAGTAAGTTGCGTCGTGCTAGAAAATTCGGATTTTTTAAACGTATGGCAACTAAACATGGACGTGATGTTTTAAAACGCAGAAGAAGAAAGGGTAGATATCGTTTAACTGCAGCAGATGAGTAA
- the yidD gene encoding membrane protein insertion efficiency factor YidD — MKNILLFLIFLYQKAISPYLRPSCRYIPSCSEYAKQAVIKYGAIKGSFLAIARVLRCNPLAKKIYDPVP; from the coding sequence ATGAAAAATATTCTTTTGTTTTTGATTTTTTTGTATCAGAAAGCTATTTCACCTTATTTAAGACCTTCCTGCAGATATATACCTTCATGTTCTGAATATGCTAAACAGGCTGTCATTAAATACGGAGCTATAAAGGGTAGTTTTCTTGCAATTGCCAGAGTACTGAGATGTAACCCCCTAGCAAAAAAAATATATGATCCTGTGCCATAG
- the rnpA gene encoding ribonuclease P protein component codes for MENCYREYSLKLYSKERLKHRSDISAFFNNSSSVKRIYNSRYTVLLLKNNRSYSRFAVTIKRNKTNSVGRNRAKRIVREIYRTQKDKIPTGYDYFIIVNRFDSYKLPSFDDYKRDLLKLFQKVLYI; via the coding sequence ATGGAAAACTGTTACAGGGAATACTCATTGAAATTATATAGTAAAGAGCGGTTAAAGCACAGAAGCGATATATCAGCATTCTTTAATAATAGCAGCAGTGTTAAAAGAATTTATAATTCTAGATACACTGTGCTCTTATTAAAAAATAATCGCTCATATTCTAGGTTTGCTGTAACTATAAAAAGAAACAAAACTAATTCTGTGGGCAGAAATAGAGCTAAGAGGATAGTTAGAGAAATATATAGAACTCAAAAAGATAAAATTCCTACTGGATATGATTATTTTATTATAGTTAATAGGTTTGATAGTTATAAGCTGCCTTCATTTGATGATTATAAAAGAGACTTATTAAAATTATTTCAGAAGGTTTTGTATATATGA
- a CDS encoding ATP-binding protein, with protein sequence MKKYLLENKLEDITPLIENLSTEVKKYIPSNEMDLFAAALYEVIMNAIEHGNLNILYETKKNWLKKNIYHKKLKELLKTEKAKSTNVEITLQIEEDNITIAVKDQGLGFKPKQEAKKINNDGFARESGRGIMMIKSYFDEVKFNKKGNVITLTKLIKKE encoded by the coding sequence ATGAAGAAATACTTACTTGAGAATAAATTAGAAGATATTACTCCATTAATAGAAAATTTATCTACCGAGGTAAAGAAATATATACCAAGTAATGAAATGGATTTATTTGCAGCTGCATTATATGAAGTAATTATGAATGCAATTGAGCATGGAAATCTTAATATTTTATATGAAACCAAAAAAAACTGGCTTAAAAAAAATATTTACCATAAAAAATTAAAAGAACTCTTAAAAACCGAAAAAGCTAAAAGCACAAATGTAGAAATAACATTGCAGATAGAAGAAGATAATATTACTATTGCAGTTAAAGATCAAGGACTTGGATTTAAGCCTAAACAGGAAGCAAAAAAAATAAATAATGACGGATTTGCACGTGAAAGCGGAAGAGGAATTATGATGATTAAATCATACTTTGATGAAGTGAAATTCAATAAAAAAGGCAATGTTATAACATTAACAAAATTAATAAAAAAAGAATAA